Proteins co-encoded in one Deltaproteobacteria bacterium genomic window:
- a CDS encoding VWA domain-containing protein, with protein sequence MSTQRRRNVTVGLMALAGVIAVVALALAGRSDRALVARLDPRLVDPHPVHPPRVATVKPPVVPTRPTVAPEPPRPVAEEKSPQVDLVFAVDTTGSMSGLLAGAKRKIWSIANQVLSGQPKPHVRIGLIGYRDVGDAYVTRRYALSEEVDDVYKNLQGFEAAGGGDTPEHVNRALAEAIRNMQWRDGKDVLRLIFLVGDAPPHEGRGGLYSKELAREASQKGIVINAVRCGEMEETATAWRGIARVAGGMYASIQQDGGMVAMATPHDRRLAELNRKLSATLLPSGSGAEKDAARERARSNLSMDEVAQAESATYRARRGAIDGADLLSKLGRGRALGGMAARELPPQVAALPAPARQAYVDRVARERKEVQEEIAKLAKARDGYLKTRRKSVRSDAFDDKVGEALKAQGPKAGIAY encoded by the coding sequence ATGTCCACCCAGCGTAGACGTAACGTGACGGTCGGGTTGATGGCGCTCGCGGGGGTCATCGCCGTCGTGGCTCTGGCGCTGGCCGGCCGGAGCGACCGCGCCCTCGTGGCCCGGCTGGACCCGCGTCTTGTCGACCCTCACCCCGTGCATCCGCCGCGCGTGGCCACGGTGAAGCCGCCGGTGGTGCCCACGCGCCCGACGGTGGCGCCCGAGCCGCCGAGGCCCGTGGCCGAGGAGAAGTCCCCGCAGGTCGACCTGGTCTTCGCGGTGGACACGACGGGCAGCATGTCGGGGCTCCTCGCCGGGGCGAAGCGGAAGATCTGGTCCATCGCCAATCAGGTGCTCTCGGGGCAGCCGAAGCCGCACGTGCGCATCGGCCTCATCGGCTATCGGGACGTGGGGGACGCGTACGTGACGCGCCGCTACGCGCTCTCGGAGGAGGTGGACGACGTGTACAAGAACCTCCAGGGCTTCGAGGCTGCCGGGGGCGGGGACACCCCCGAGCACGTGAACCGCGCGCTGGCCGAGGCGATCCGCAACATGCAGTGGCGCGACGGCAAGGACGTCCTGCGGCTCATCTTCCTCGTCGGGGACGCGCCGCCGCACGAGGGGCGCGGAGGCCTCTACTCGAAGGAGCTGGCGCGCGAGGCGAGCCAGAAGGGGATCGTGATCAACGCCGTGCGGTGTGGCGAGATGGAAGAGACGGCCACCGCGTGGCGCGGTATCGCCCGGGTGGCGGGCGGCATGTACGCGAGCATCCAGCAGGACGGCGGCATGGTGGCGATGGCCACGCCGCACGACCGACGGCTGGCGGAGCTGAACCGCAAGCTCTCGGCCACGCTCCTTCCGTCGGGGAGCGGGGCGGAGAAGGACGCGGCCCGCGAGCGGGCCCGGTCGAATCTGTCGATGGACGAGGTGGCGCAGGCCGAGAGCGCGACCTATCGCGCCCGCCGCGGGGCGATCGACGGCGCCGACCTCTTGAGCAAGCTCGGGCGTGGCCGTGCCCTCGGGGGGATGGCGGCGCGAGAGCTCCCGCCGCAGGTGGCCGCGCTGCCCGCGCCGGCGCGGCAGGCCTACGTGGACCGCGTGGCGCGCGAGCGGAAGGAGGTCCAGGAGGAGATCGCGAAGCTGGCCAAGGCCCGCGACGGATACCTGAAGACCCGGCGGAAGAGCGTCCGCAGCGACGCCTTTGACGACAAGGTGGGCGAGGCGCTGAAGGCGCAAGGCCCGAAGGCCGGGATCGCCTACTAG
- a CDS encoding HAMP domain-containing histidine kinase — protein MTRVYFAMGSLRLRLILGVTIGTAVLGVTELAGGQRLLGLSPLQLQQQTLTWGVYATFFVLVLSAYVMTYLRGVARFLSRVRDEEGLEIPAAESAAVRRTVLRFPVDFVLVGMGLATFLTASKIPLDVLVFDLPAGAAVGLATGTATLTLAAGVLFYLVTRGWMRPLLAHFRHEEVPEASRIPVTGKVAFALVTLGLASTVPTAVIGAGRILSLEQQSAERYGQHLADTLAHGSSWLAEDSWKEALAAARLPGRQVRLGDRPTAASAPLVPGHGASFLQLTTLEPSHAPAGELSVLVVLATLLLGVAVFVGRNLGLSLSQDIRSVTQRISLLAQGPQADAEPTPKGLSPLVAGAPQFSDLRELTSAVNALLSRITSIHVAHFVAVERTLEADQLRTQFLANMSHDLRSPLNSILGFAELLLQGMEGELPPAQHQAIETIHRNGTELLHLVNEVLESAKLEAGRLALHREDMPPAELLSAALKEAHSRGVPAGVELSSELQAGLPVLFVDGPRLAEALAYLVTYAAQALQNGRIQVRVRATPPAGETRITEQRLTLQLVVADDGPGLSEEEKEHLFSGFRRRPGQRGLNLGLPLARALIELHGGTLAVYSAAGQGTTFMASVPVQARRMSGRFRPVRV, from the coding sequence GTGACCCGCGTCTACTTCGCGATGGGGTCGCTCCGCCTGCGGCTCATCCTGGGCGTGACCATCGGGACCGCCGTGCTCGGCGTCACCGAACTCGCGGGGGGCCAGCGCCTGCTCGGCCTCTCCCCGCTGCAGCTCCAGCAGCAGACGCTCACCTGGGGGGTCTACGCCACCTTCTTCGTGCTGGTCCTGTCGGCCTACGTCATGACCTACCTAAGGGGTGTCGCGCGCTTTCTCTCCCGCGTGCGCGACGAGGAAGGGCTCGAGATCCCCGCCGCAGAGAGCGCCGCGGTCCGCCGCACGGTGCTGCGCTTCCCCGTGGACTTCGTCCTCGTCGGCATGGGGCTCGCCACCTTCCTCACGGCGAGCAAGATCCCCCTCGACGTGCTGGTCTTCGACCTTCCGGCCGGAGCCGCAGTGGGGCTCGCCACCGGCACCGCCACGCTGACCCTCGCGGCGGGAGTGCTCTTCTACCTCGTGACGCGCGGCTGGATGCGCCCGCTGCTGGCCCACTTCCGGCACGAGGAGGTCCCCGAGGCCTCGCGCATCCCCGTGACCGGCAAGGTGGCCTTCGCGCTCGTGACCCTCGGCCTGGCCTCGACGGTCCCGACGGCGGTGATCGGGGCCGGCCGGATCCTGAGCCTCGAGCAGCAGAGCGCCGAGCGCTACGGGCAGCACCTGGCCGACACGCTGGCCCACGGCTCCTCCTGGCTCGCCGAGGACTCCTGGAAGGAAGCCCTGGCGGCCGCGCGACTCCCGGGCCGTCAGGTGCGTCTCGGGGACCGCCCCACCGCCGCGAGCGCCCCGCTCGTCCCCGGCCACGGGGCCTCCTTTCTGCAGCTCACGACGCTCGAGCCCTCCCATGCGCCCGCCGGCGAGCTTTCGGTGCTCGTGGTGCTGGCCACGCTGCTCCTCGGCGTGGCGGTCTTCGTCGGACGCAACCTCGGGCTAAGCCTGAGTCAGGACATCCGGTCGGTGACCCAGCGCATCTCGCTCCTGGCGCAGGGACCGCAGGCCGACGCCGAGCCGACGCCGAAGGGGCTCTCGCCGCTCGTCGCCGGGGCGCCGCAGTTCAGCGACCTGCGCGAGCTGACCAGCGCGGTGAACGCCCTCCTCTCGCGCATCACCTCGATCCACGTGGCGCACTTCGTCGCGGTGGAGCGCACACTCGAGGCGGACCAGCTTCGCACGCAGTTTCTCGCCAACATGAGTCACGATCTGCGCAGTCCCCTGAACTCGATCCTCGGCTTCGCGGAGCTCCTGCTGCAGGGGATGGAGGGGGAGCTCCCCCCCGCGCAGCACCAGGCGATCGAGACCATCCACCGCAACGGCACCGAGCTACTGCACCTGGTGAACGAGGTGCTGGAGTCGGCGAAGCTCGAGGCGGGGCGGCTGGCGCTGCACCGCGAGGACATGCCGCCGGCGGAGCTCCTCTCGGCCGCGCTCAAGGAGGCGCATTCCCGCGGCGTGCCCGCCGGAGTCGAGCTCTCCTCGGAGCTCCAGGCCGGGCTGCCGGTGCTCTTCGTCGACGGCCCGCGCCTGGCCGAGGCGCTGGCCTACCTCGTGACCTACGCCGCCCAGGCGCTGCAAAACGGACGGATCCAGGTGCGCGTGCGCGCCACACCGCCGGCGGGCGAGACGCGCATCACCGAACAGCGCCTCACGCTCCAGCTCGTCGTGGCCGACGACGGGCCGGGCCTCTCCGAGGAGGAGAAGGAGCACCTCTTCTCGGGCTTCCGCCGCCGCCCCGGGCAGCGCGGCCTGAACCTCGGGCTCCCGCTCGCGCGCGCGCTCATCGAGCTCCACGGCGGAACGCTCGCCGTCTACAGCGCCGCGGGGCAAGGGACCACCTTCATGGCCAGCGTACCGGTTCAGGCCCGCCGCATGTCGGGCCGCTTTCGGCCCGTAAGGGTCTGA
- a CDS encoding MoxR family ATPase: MVQRIEQAVERAVRGKREVVRLLLAALFARGHVLIEDVPGVGKTTLARALAACLGGTFRRIQFTSDLLPSDILGVNVYRAESGAFEFKPGPIFAHVVLADEINRTTPRTQSSLMEALNEGQVTVDNHTYPLESPFLVIATQNPVEHFGTYPLPESQMDRFLLRVTMGYPAHDDERRLIAEGGGLDAVASLEPVVTLDQVRAMQEVVDQVRVDPALLDYVMTVVAETRRSPHLALGVSTRGAIAWYRAAQAFALVQGRDYCVPDDVKQLAPSVLAHRVILSGQQEALAQGRDEAEQVIAELLARLPVPL; the protein is encoded by the coding sequence GTGGTGCAGCGGATCGAGCAGGCGGTGGAGCGCGCGGTGCGCGGCAAGCGCGAGGTGGTGCGCCTGCTCCTCGCCGCGCTCTTCGCCCGCGGCCACGTGCTCATCGAGGACGTCCCCGGGGTGGGCAAGACCACGCTGGCGCGGGCGCTGGCCGCCTGCCTCGGCGGGACCTTCCGACGCATCCAGTTCACCTCGGACCTCCTCCCGTCGGACATCCTCGGGGTGAACGTCTATCGCGCCGAATCGGGGGCGTTCGAGTTCAAGCCGGGGCCGATCTTCGCCCACGTCGTGCTGGCCGACGAGATCAACCGCACCACGCCGCGCACGCAGAGCTCGTTGATGGAGGCCCTGAACGAGGGGCAGGTCACAGTGGATAATCACACCTACCCGCTCGAGTCGCCGTTCCTCGTCATCGCCACGCAGAACCCGGTCGAGCACTTCGGCACCTATCCGCTCCCCGAGTCGCAGATGGATCGGTTCCTCCTGCGCGTCACCATGGGCTACCCGGCCCACGACGACGAGCGGCGGCTGATCGCGGAGGGGGGTGGCCTCGACGCGGTGGCGAGCCTCGAGCCGGTGGTCACGCTCGACCAGGTGCGCGCCATGCAGGAGGTCGTGGATCAGGTGCGCGTGGATCCGGCGCTCCTCGACTACGTGATGACGGTGGTGGCGGAGACGCGGCGCTCTCCGCACCTGGCGCTGGGGGTGAGCACCCGCGGGGCCATCGCCTGGTATCGCGCGGCGCAGGCCTTCGCGCTCGTGCAGGGACGCGACTACTGCGTCCCCGACGACGTGAAGCAGCTCGCGCCGAGCGTCCTCGCGCACCGGGTGATCCTCTCCGGGCAGCAGGAGGCGCTGGCGCAAGGGCGCGACGAGGCCGAGCAGGTGATCGCCGAGCTCCTGGCTCGCCTCCCCGTCCCTCTGTGA
- a CDS encoding DUF58 domain-containing protein: MKPRYRAPRLRFTREGKYFVLLTLGIGFAAINTGNNLLYLVLGMLLSLIVGSGVLSELGLLGLSARRRFPRRVYAGRPVLATVTLENTKRRLPSFSVEVQDLLEGRPLDKKCYFLKVPARRSQETSYRHTFPRRGAYTLTELVLGTRFPFALFFKSYRHHAPLELVVYPAVEPLSPEERGAREGDDRLGVRLARRGEFHALREYRTGDDPREIHWRKSARLGRPFVRQHEEPTGQRLMILLDNGVDRAALGAEELEAQERAVVRAASLATHYLERGYAVGLATRTGSVPLGSGPGQLDHLLRALALLAFVPAEAPLTPPSRFSGETILVRPGPPSTARPSAAPPSAAAGGSR, encoded by the coding sequence GTGAAGCCCCGCTACCGCGCCCCCCGGCTGCGCTTCACCCGCGAGGGGAAGTACTTCGTCCTGCTGACCCTCGGCATCGGCTTCGCAGCGATCAACACCGGCAACAACCTCCTCTACCTCGTCCTCGGCATGCTGCTCTCGCTGATCGTGGGGAGCGGCGTCCTCTCCGAGCTCGGCCTCCTCGGGCTCTCCGCCCGGCGCAGGTTCCCGAGGCGCGTCTACGCGGGACGGCCGGTCCTCGCCACGGTGACGCTCGAGAACACGAAGCGTCGCCTCCCCTCCTTCTCCGTCGAGGTCCAGGACCTGCTCGAGGGCCGGCCCCTCGACAAGAAGTGCTACTTCCTCAAGGTCCCGGCCCGCCGTTCGCAGGAGACCTCGTACCGCCACACCTTCCCGCGTCGAGGGGCCTACACGCTCACCGAGCTCGTACTCGGCACGCGCTTCCCCTTCGCGCTCTTCTTCAAGAGCTATAGGCACCACGCGCCGCTCGAGCTGGTCGTCTACCCCGCCGTGGAGCCGCTCTCGCCCGAGGAGCGCGGCGCCCGCGAGGGAGACGACAGGCTCGGCGTGCGGCTGGCCCGCCGGGGCGAGTTCCACGCCCTGCGCGAGTACCGCACCGGCGACGACCCGCGAGAGATTCACTGGCGCAAGAGCGCCCGCCTCGGTCGCCCCTTCGTGCGCCAGCACGAGGAACCGACCGGACAGCGGCTGATGATCCTGCTCGACAACGGCGTCGATCGAGCTGCGCTCGGCGCCGAGGAGCTCGAGGCGCAAGAGCGCGCCGTGGTGCGCGCCGCCTCGCTCGCCACGCACTACCTCGAGCGAGGCTACGCCGTGGGGCTCGCCACCCGCACGGGGAGCGTGCCCCTCGGCTCCGGGCCTGGGCAGCTCGACCACCTCCTGCGCGCGCTCGCGCTCCTCGCCTTCGTCCCGGCCGAGGCCCCCCTCACGCCTCCGTCGCGCTTCTCCGGCGAGACGATCCTCGTGCGCCCCGGCCCCCCCTCGACCGCGCGCCCCTCTGCCGCGCCCCCCTCCGCGGCGGCCGGAGGGTCCCGCTGA
- a CDS encoding DUF3488 domain-containing protein, protein MRFSSLHKLCAYLTVGSALAAVLLSPELSPAARLLPPLALLLSWFAEPPRWPTARLAAAWNVATLVFLLVQGAQVLSGAPLIEAGVHFLLAVLVNKLFNRRTSKDYQQLYVVSLLLLVAGTVLNTSLSYAVCFVLYVVFATWALILFHLRREMEENYLLKHGEDERSERVDVERIFASRRIVGPGFLAGTSLISLVILLGSVLLFTFFPRVGFGLFFGQKRGGVMMAGFREQVALGQHGTVRDNPKVVMRIVFPEGKRPPLLYFRGSVYDAYRDGTWSHGAGLAGTTVPIAPTEGLYLVNPAPGLPAEPPPRLVRERLLRQEVYLEPLDSTVLFGADRPVAVEVPRPPGGLRPPFLPRRGPHGELRADRVRTAGVHYVVFSQPKRPAAPLLRSAEALEGPRLARFLRLPPELPERVRALGRRLVASDRTVYDKVLAVQRYLTTNYRYTLALQHQPGREPVDEFLFETRQGHCEYFASAFAVLLRAGGVHARNVNGFAGGEWNGYGKYLAVREGDAHAWTEVLFPNVGWVAFDATPTGAVARPAPAGFLNSVTQLLDTLRLRWFRYVVEYDLGKQVALFRRAERLVSGRGAKREGSSWFARHRRLLLGAGGAALACLLVVVAWRRRRRRGSDPVRGEARGRPHPAAQLYRRATALLTRAGRTRPESVTPREFARALAEQRFPAAPLVGDVTDCYYRARFSPVQGARAELETLSRLVGQLELALREAASAPAAGPRSARRDR, encoded by the coding sequence ATGCGCTTCTCCTCGCTCCACAAGCTCTGCGCCTACCTCACGGTCGGCAGCGCCCTGGCGGCGGTGCTCCTCAGCCCGGAGCTCTCCCCCGCCGCGCGCCTCCTCCCCCCGCTCGCCCTCCTCCTGAGCTGGTTCGCCGAGCCCCCGCGCTGGCCCACGGCACGCCTCGCCGCGGCCTGGAACGTGGCCACGCTCGTCTTTCTGCTCGTGCAAGGGGCGCAGGTCCTCTCGGGCGCTCCGCTGATCGAGGCCGGGGTGCACTTTCTGCTCGCAGTGCTGGTGAACAAGCTCTTCAACCGACGCACGAGCAAGGACTACCAGCAGCTCTACGTGGTGAGCCTCCTGCTCCTCGTGGCAGGCACGGTGCTCAACACGAGCCTCTCGTACGCCGTCTGCTTCGTGCTCTACGTCGTCTTCGCCACCTGGGCGCTGATCCTCTTCCACCTGCGGCGCGAGATGGAGGAGAACTACCTCCTCAAGCACGGCGAGGACGAACGCAGCGAGCGCGTGGACGTGGAGCGCATCTTCGCCTCGCGACGAATCGTCGGCCCGGGGTTTCTCGCCGGCACCTCCCTCATCTCGCTCGTGATCCTCCTCGGCTCGGTGCTCCTCTTCACCTTCTTCCCGCGCGTGGGCTTCGGCCTCTTCTTCGGCCAGAAGCGCGGCGGCGTGATGATGGCCGGCTTTCGCGAGCAGGTGGCCCTCGGGCAGCACGGCACGGTGCGCGACAACCCGAAGGTCGTCATGCGGATCGTCTTCCCGGAGGGGAAGCGGCCGCCGCTCCTCTATTTCCGCGGGTCGGTCTACGACGCCTACCGCGACGGGACCTGGAGCCACGGCGCGGGGCTCGCCGGCACGACCGTGCCGATCGCGCCGACGGAAGGGCTCTACCTCGTGAACCCGGCTCCAGGCCTCCCCGCCGAGCCGCCCCCGCGCCTGGTTCGCGAGCGGCTCCTCCGGCAGGAGGTGTACCTCGAGCCGCTCGACTCGACGGTGCTCTTCGGCGCCGACCGCCCCGTGGCGGTCGAGGTGCCGCGTCCCCCCGGCGGGCTGCGTCCCCCTTTCCTGCCGCGCCGCGGCCCGCATGGCGAGCTCCGCGCCGACCGCGTGCGCACCGCCGGCGTGCACTACGTCGTCTTCTCGCAGCCGAAGCGCCCCGCGGCGCCGCTCCTCCGCTCGGCAGAAGCGCTCGAGGGCCCCCGCCTCGCGCGGTTTCTGCGCCTGCCCCCGGAGCTTCCCGAGCGGGTTCGCGCCCTCGGTCGCCGCCTCGTGGCAAGCGATCGCACGGTCTACGACAAGGTGCTCGCCGTCCAGCGCTACCTGACGACGAACTACCGCTACACCCTGGCGCTCCAGCACCAGCCCGGACGCGAGCCGGTGGACGAGTTTCTCTTCGAGACCCGCCAGGGACACTGCGAGTACTTCGCCTCGGCCTTTGCCGTGCTCCTGCGTGCGGGCGGGGTCCACGCGCGCAACGTGAACGGCTTCGCCGGCGGGGAGTGGAACGGCTACGGCAAGTACCTCGCCGTGCGCGAGGGGGACGCGCACGCCTGGACCGAGGTGCTCTTTCCGAACGTGGGGTGGGTGGCCTTCGACGCCACGCCGACGGGGGCCGTGGCGCGCCCCGCCCCAGCCGGCTTCCTGAACAGCGTGACCCAGCTCCTCGATACGCTGCGCCTGCGCTGGTTCCGTTACGTGGTCGAGTACGACCTCGGCAAGCAGGTGGCCCTCTTCCGCCGCGCCGAGCGCCTCGTCAGCGGCCGCGGAGCGAAGCGCGAGGGGAGCTCGTGGTTTGCGCGCCACCGCAGGCTCCTCCTTGGTGCCGGAGGCGCGGCACTGGCCTGCCTCCTTGTCGTCGTGGCGTGGCGGCGGCGCAGGCGGCGCGGCTCCGACCCCGTGCGCGGCGAGGCCCGCGGCAGACCCCACCCCGCGGCGCAGCTCTATCGCCGGGCCACGGCGCTCCTCACGCGGGCGGGCCGCACGCGCCCGGAGAGCGTCACCCCGCGAGAGTTCGCACGCGCGCTCGCCGAACAGCGCTTCCCGGCGGCGCCGCTGGTGGGGGACGTGACGGACTGCTACTATCGGGCCCGCTTCTCGCCGGTGCAGGGTGCGCGCGCCGAGCTCGAGACGCTGAGCCGGCTCGTCGGACAGCTCGAGCTCGCCCTGCGCGAGGCTGCGAGCGCCCCCGCGGCGGGTCCACGGAGCGCAAGGAGGGATCGATGA
- a CDS encoding aspartate-semialdehyde dehydrogenase yields the protein MSYRVAVVGATGAVGHEMLEVLWQRRFPVREIVALASARSAGKSVRFGDRELPVEVLGRDSFRGVQVALFSPGASVSREFAPLAAQAGAKVVDNTSAFRMDPDVPLVVPEVNGDEALACPRGIIANPNCSTIQMVVALDPLRKAAGLRRIVVSTYQAVAGAGQKAMEELQQQMTAWASGATQPAPKVFPHPILMECIPQIGDFLPDGDSVEEQKMVKETQKIFGLPNLRVSATTVRVPVLIGHSESVNVELERPLSAAEARALLAEAPGVTLIDDPAARKYPLARLAAGTDPVYVGRVRRDPSVEHGLNLWVVSDNLRKGAALNAVQIAEHLAAAGAL from the coding sequence ATGAGCTATCGCGTCGCCGTCGTCGGAGCCACGGGAGCCGTGGGCCACGAGATGCTGGAGGTGCTCTGGCAGCGCCGCTTCCCGGTGCGAGAGATCGTCGCGCTGGCCTCCGCCCGCTCGGCCGGCAAGAGCGTCCGCTTCGGGGACCGCGAGCTCCCCGTCGAAGTGCTCGGCCGGGACAGCTTCCGCGGCGTGCAGGTCGCCCTCTTCTCACCGGGCGCGTCGGTGAGCCGTGAGTTCGCTCCCCTCGCCGCCCAGGCCGGCGCGAAGGTGGTGGACAACACGAGCGCCTTCCGCATGGACCCTGACGTGCCGCTCGTGGTCCCCGAGGTGAACGGCGACGAGGCCCTCGCCTGCCCGCGGGGGATCATCGCCAACCCCAATTGCTCCACCATCCAGATGGTCGTGGCGCTCGACCCCCTCCGCAAGGCGGCCGGGCTCCGGCGCATCGTCGTCTCTACCTATCAGGCGGTGGCCGGCGCGGGCCAGAAGGCGATGGAAGAGCTCCAGCAGCAGATGACCGCGTGGGCCAGCGGCGCGACGCAACCTGCGCCGAAGGTCTTCCCCCACCCGATCCTGATGGAATGCATTCCGCAGATCGGCGACTTCCTCCCCGACGGAGACAGCGTCGAGGAGCAGAAGATGGTCAAGGAGACGCAGAAGATCTTCGGCCTGCCGAACCTGCGCGTGAGCGCGACCACCGTGCGCGTGCCGGTGCTCATCGGGCACAGCGAGTCGGTCAACGTCGAACTCGAGCGACCGCTCTCGGCGGCCGAGGCCCGGGCGCTCCTCGCCGAGGCCCCGGGGGTCACGCTGATCGACGACCCTGCGGCCCGAAAGTATCCCCTGGCGCGGCTCGCCGCCGGCACCGACCCGGTGTACGTGGGGCGCGTCCGGCGTGACCCGTCGGTCGAGCACGGGCTGAACCTCTGGGTCGTCTCCGACAACCTGCGCAAGGGCGCCGCGCTCAACGCGGTCCAGATCGCCGAGCACCTCGCCGCAGCAGGGGCGCTGTAG
- the truA gene encoding tRNA pseudouridine(38-40) synthase TruA, translating into MIPEPQEPLAPPDPPERNLLLVVAYDGTDYAGWQYQPNRPTVQGAIEARLAELTRSFARLRVAGRTDAGVHAEGQLACVRTRSRISCEGLRRGLNALLPKDISIRDVREVGLDFNPRHHNQGKHYRYTIWRARELSMLHHRRSHHLFRPLDLVAMAQAGRLLVGTHDFAAFRAADCDRPTTVRTLFRCTVNDEGPLLHLDVEGTAFLKNMVRIVAGTLVDIGAGRMPVARIEELFASGDRTRAGATLPPHGLSMVRVLLDAHASTRDEARL; encoded by the coding sequence ATGATCCCCGAGCCCCAAGAGCCTCTCGCTCCCCCGGACCCTCCCGAACGCAACCTGCTCCTCGTTGTGGCCTACGACGGGACCGACTACGCCGGCTGGCAGTACCAGCCGAATCGGCCGACGGTGCAGGGCGCTATCGAGGCGCGCCTGGCCGAGCTCACGCGCAGCTTCGCGCGGCTCCGCGTGGCGGGTCGCACTGACGCGGGGGTTCACGCGGAGGGCCAGCTGGCGTGCGTGCGCACCCGCTCCCGCATCTCGTGCGAGGGCCTGCGCCGCGGCCTGAACGCGCTATTGCCGAAGGACATCTCGATCCGCGACGTACGCGAGGTGGGCCTCGACTTCAACCCGCGCCACCACAACCAGGGCAAGCACTACCGCTACACGATCTGGCGCGCGCGCGAGCTCTCGATGCTGCACCACCGGCGGTCGCACCACCTCTTTCGTCCGCTCGACCTCGTGGCGATGGCCCAGGCCGGCCGGCTCCTGGTCGGCACGCACGACTTCGCCGCCTTTCGCGCGGCCGACTGCGACCGCCCGACCACCGTGCGGACGCTCTTCCGCTGCACGGTGAACGACGAAGGGCCGCTGCTCCACCTCGACGTGGAGGGGACGGCCTTTCTCAAGAACATGGTGCGCATCGTGGCCGGCACGCTGGTCGACATCGGCGCGGGGCGCATGCCCGTCGCGCGCATCGAGGAGCTCTTCGCGAGCGGGGACCGGACCCGCGCCGGCGCCACGCTCCCGCCGCACGGGCTGTCCATGGTCCGGGTCTTGCTCGACGCGCACGCCTCGACTCGCGACGAGGCACGGCTATAA
- the pssA gene encoding CDP-diacylglycerol--serine O-phosphatidyltransferase, with amino-acid sequence MNFRKTLFILPNLFTFANVFCGFLAIALCSGGPDEQHLYEAALAICFGFFFDLFDGRVARLTKTQSVLGVELDSLADVITFGAAPALLVYKWGLTSFGLWGLSVAFLFVAGAAFRLARFNVLTLRKTEKASGQVAGPDEFFIGLSVPTATAVIVSLVVVHHRVGGKYVLYSQGAIATLVVILSYLMVSRVRFRTFKHLRLTKKTLGVIFFLITGSIVITTKLRASFVFVFLISAYLALGLTEEIYRYAADRRRKRREAKLAAGQPLSSEDQDQPDENDEEVLKELGAD; translated from the coding sequence ATGAACTTCCGAAAGACCCTCTTCATCCTGCCGAACCTCTTCACCTTCGCCAACGTCTTCTGCGGATTTCTGGCGATCGCGCTCTGCTCGGGCGGTCCGGACGAGCAACACCTCTACGAGGCGGCGCTGGCCATCTGCTTCGGCTTCTTCTTCGATCTCTTCGACGGCCGCGTGGCCCGGCTGACCAAGACGCAGTCCGTGCTGGGGGTCGAGCTCGACTCGCTGGCCGACGTGATCACCTTCGGCGCCGCGCCGGCGCTCCTGGTCTACAAGTGGGGGCTGACGAGCTTCGGCCTCTGGGGGCTCTCCGTGGCCTTCCTCTTCGTCGCCGGGGCCGCCTTCCGCCTGGCACGCTTCAACGTCCTGACCCTGCGCAAGACGGAGAAGGCGAGCGGACAGGTCGCGGGCCCCGACGAGTTCTTCATCGGCCTCTCGGTCCCCACGGCCACCGCGGTCATCGTCTCGCTGGTGGTCGTGCACCACCGCGTGGGGGGCAAGTACGTGCTCTACAGCCAGGGGGCCATCGCCACCCTGGTGGTCATCCTCTCCTATCTGATGGTCAGCCGCGTGCGCTTCCGCACCTTCAAGCACCTGCGCCTGACGAAGAAGACGCTCGGGGTGATCTTCTTTCTCATCACCGGATCGATCGTCATCACGACCAAACTCCGCGCCTCGTTCGTCTTCGTCTTTCTGATCTCGGCCTACCTCGCCCTAGGACTGACCGAAGAGATCTATCGCTACGCGGCCGACCGCCGGCGCAAGCGGCGCGAGGCCAAGCTCGCGGCGGGGCAGCCGCTCAGCTCCGAGGACCAGGACCAGCCCGACGAGAACGACGAAGAGGTGCTCAAGGAGCTCGGCGCGGACTAG
- a CDS encoding RNA polymerase sigma factor, with translation MTRSEGAEASGAPGAGTEVASLEEALVRRAQRGDPEALRTLLGQQAEALFARVILPRVGDRATAEDLLKATMVTAIEKLSTFVWQGRSIYFWMRQIAVHKVVDHHRATQRRRRLADRVAAEPEPATMSAGPSGPEDALLVEEERRLNATRVAEALAGLNPRYRRAIELRLLEERPREECAKLLEVTLGTFDVVLFRAVQAFRKGFGEP, from the coding sequence GTGACTCGATCCGAGGGTGCAGAGGCCAGCGGGGCGCCCGGCGCGGGGACGGAGGTCGCGTCGCTCGAGGAGGCGCTCGTGCGGCGGGCGCAGCGCGGGGACCCCGAGGCCTTGCGCACGCTGCTCGGGCAGCAGGCCGAGGCGCTCTTCGCGCGCGTGATTCTGCCGCGGGTGGGCGATCGGGCGACCGCGGAGGACCTGCTGAAGGCGACCATGGTCACAGCCATCGAGAAGCTGTCTACGTTCGTCTGGCAAGGGCGGAGCATCTATTTCTGGATGCGGCAGATCGCGGTGCACAAAGTCGTGGACCATCACCGGGCCACGCAGCGGCGGCGGCGGCTCGCGGATCGCGTGGCGGCCGAGCCGGAGCCCGCGACGATGAGCGCGGGGCCGTCGGGGCCGGAGGACGCGCTGCTGGTGGAGGAGGAGCGCCGCCTGAACGCGACGCGCGTCGCGGAGGCGCTGGCGGGGTTGAATCCGCGCTACCGGCGGGCGATCGAGCTGCGCCTGCTCGAGGAGAGGCCTCGAGAGGAGTGTGCCAAGCTGCTGGAGGTCACGCTCGGGACCTTCGACGTGGTGCTCTTTCGCGCCGTGCAGGCCTTCCGCAAGGGATTTGGTGAGCCATGA